Proteins from one Niallia circulans genomic window:
- a CDS encoding PTS fructose transporter subunit IIABC, translated as MRITELLTRDTILLNIEGTQKIEAIDQLVAKLDAAGKLANKEEYKAAILKREEQSTTGIGEGIAIPHAKTSAVKNPAIAFGRSVDGLDYESLDGQPAHLFFMIAAPDGANNTHLEALSRLSTILLKEEVRAKLLAAATEQDVVNIIDSYDEEEEEEEQNIADKKNFIVAVTACPTGIAHTYMAADSLKSKAAELGVDIKVETNGSGGAKNVLTAEEIENATAVIVAADTKVQMERFKGKHVIETPVADGIRRPAELIDKALKQEAPVYQGGNGANADEESSKKGGAGIYKHLMNGVSNMLPFVVGGGILIAISFMFGYNSSNPDDPSYNAFAAVLKLIGGDNAFSLLVPVLAGFIAMSIADRPGFAPGMVAGLMAANGGAGFLGGLIAGFLAGYVVIGIKKALSGLPRSLEGIKTILLFPLLGILVTGLIMNYVVIGPVGALNTGITNWLSGLGTANAVLLGIILGAMMAIDMGGPINKSAYVFGTGLIANGVFEPMAAIMAGGMVPPLAIALATTLFRNKFTKQEKDAGTTNYIMGLSFITEGAIPFAAADPLRVIPSVAIGAAITGGLSMFFHIGLRAPHGGIFVFGLVDGNWLLYLLAVVIGAVVAAFLLGILKKPVTEKK; from the coding sequence ATGAGAATCACAGAATTGCTGACGCGCGATACAATCCTTTTGAATATAGAAGGAACACAGAAAATCGAAGCGATTGATCAATTAGTAGCAAAATTGGATGCAGCAGGAAAACTTGCTAACAAAGAGGAATATAAAGCAGCAATCTTAAAAAGAGAAGAGCAAAGCACAACAGGAATTGGTGAAGGAATTGCGATTCCTCATGCGAAAACTAGTGCAGTTAAAAACCCAGCTATCGCATTTGGCCGGTCTGTAGATGGACTCGACTATGAATCACTTGACGGTCAGCCAGCTCATTTATTCTTTATGATCGCAGCTCCAGATGGTGCAAATAATACACATCTTGAGGCATTATCAAGACTTTCCACAATCCTGTTGAAGGAAGAAGTGAGAGCAAAACTACTTGCTGCAGCGACAGAACAGGATGTTGTTAACATCATTGACAGCTACGACGAGGAAGAGGAAGAAGAAGAGCAAAACATTGCAGATAAAAAGAATTTCATTGTTGCTGTAACAGCATGTCCGACAGGAATTGCTCATACGTATATGGCAGCAGATTCATTAAAATCTAAAGCAGCAGAACTAGGTGTCGACATTAAAGTAGAAACAAATGGTTCAGGCGGAGCGAAAAACGTATTAACAGCTGAGGAAATTGAAAACGCTACAGCCGTTATTGTTGCAGCAGATACAAAAGTTCAAATGGAGCGCTTTAAAGGAAAGCATGTCATTGAAACACCAGTTGCTGACGGAATTAGAAGACCAGCTGAGCTGATTGACAAAGCTCTTAAGCAAGAAGCACCTGTATACCAAGGCGGAAATGGTGCCAATGCTGATGAAGAAAGCAGCAAAAAAGGCGGAGCAGGCATTTATAAGCACCTAATGAACGGTGTTTCTAACATGCTCCCATTTGTTGTCGGCGGTGGTATCTTAATTGCTATCAGCTTCATGTTCGGGTATAATTCATCCAATCCAGATGATCCAAGTTATAATGCTTTTGCAGCAGTCTTGAAGCTAATCGGTGGAGACAACGCATTCAGCTTACTAGTACCAGTTCTTGCTGGATTCATCGCAATGAGCATTGCCGATCGTCCAGGATTTGCACCAGGTATGGTTGCAGGTCTTATGGCAGCAAATGGCGGAGCAGGCTTCTTAGGTGGCTTGATCGCAGGTTTCCTTGCAGGTTACGTTGTTATTGGGATTAAAAAAGCACTTTCAGGTTTACCAAGATCATTAGAAGGTATTAAAACTATTCTGCTATTCCCGTTACTAGGTATTTTAGTTACAGGTTTAATCATGAATTATGTTGTAATTGGTCCAGTCGGGGCGCTTAATACAGGTATAACAAACTGGTTATCAGGTCTTGGCACAGCTAACGCAGTACTGCTTGGAATTATCCTTGGTGCCATGATGGCAATTGACATGGGTGGTCCAATTAATAAATCTGCTTATGTTTTCGGTACAGGTTTAATCGCTAACGGTGTATTTGAGCCGATGGCAGCAATCATGGCAGGTGGTATGGTTCCACCGCTTGCAATCGCATTAGCAACAACACTATTCAGAAATAAATTTACAAAGCAAGAAAAAGATGCTGGAACAACAAACTACATTATGGGTCTTTCCTTTATTACAGAAGGTGCGATTCCATTTGCAGCAGCTGATCCACTTCGTGTTATTCCATCTGTTGCAATCGGAGCAGCAATTACAGGCGGATTGTCTATGTTCTTCCATATCGGTTTAAGAGCACCACACGGCGGTATTTTCGTATTCGGTCTTGTGGATGGCAACTGGTTGCTTTACTTGCTTGCAGTAGTAATCGGTGCAGTTGTAGCAGCATTTTTACTAGGTATTTTGAAAAAACCTGTTACAGAAAAGAAATAA
- a CDS encoding MFS transporter, which produces MDHINEEKGFFSFSDEQDKKEKTKKGTADKSNKIKVTKMSILSISSIPLVMTLGNSMLIPVLPNIERQLGISSFKVSMIITVYSILAILLIPVAGYLSDHIGRKKVIIPSLIIAGIGGVICGFAAWKIQNSYWIILAGRALQGIGAAGAFPIVLPLVGDMFKKEEEISSTLGIIETANTLGKVLSPVLGAVIAGIVWFMPFWAIPVFCLISILLIIIFVKVPGGPSEPPPFRVFIQHTKKVMKKDKKWLYAIFFIGVIIMFVLFAEQFYLSDILEKKYHIKNLKKGMYLAIPLGALCLTSFITGKKIKKDQNLMKWITFTGIVFIIIGTIALSFNDNLWYIIGVLTISGIGIGASLPPLDALITEGIEKEERGTITSLYSSMRFIGVAAGPPIMAVLSKEIPSMQFYILAAVAAIAALAVLFRIKAKGNAH; this is translated from the coding sequence ATGGATCACATAAATGAGGAAAAAGGCTTTTTCAGTTTTAGTGATGAACAGGATAAAAAGGAGAAAACAAAAAAAGGCACTGCCGATAAAAGCAACAAAATAAAGGTAACAAAAATGTCTATTTTGTCTATTTCTTCTATCCCCTTAGTGATGACACTTGGCAATAGTATGCTGATACCTGTTTTGCCGAACATTGAGCGTCAGCTTGGCATATCATCCTTTAAGGTGAGTATGATCATTACCGTATACAGTATTTTGGCGATATTGCTGATACCTGTAGCTGGATATCTGTCAGACCATATCGGCAGAAAAAAAGTCATAATCCCAAGCTTAATCATCGCCGGAATTGGTGGTGTGATATGTGGATTTGCTGCATGGAAAATACAGAACTCTTATTGGATTATCCTTGCAGGCAGGGCCTTGCAAGGGATAGGGGCAGCAGGCGCATTTCCAATTGTATTGCCTTTAGTTGGGGATATGTTCAAAAAAGAAGAAGAAATCAGCAGTACATTAGGTATTATTGAAACGGCCAACACGCTTGGTAAGGTGCTCAGCCCTGTTCTTGGGGCGGTTATTGCCGGGATTGTTTGGTTCATGCCGTTTTGGGCAATTCCAGTTTTTTGTCTGATTTCCATTCTTCTTATTATAATCTTTGTTAAGGTGCCTGGTGGACCTAGCGAACCTCCTCCATTCAGGGTATTTATTCAACATACAAAAAAAGTGATGAAAAAAGACAAAAAATGGCTGTATGCTATTTTTTTCATTGGTGTCATTATCATGTTTGTCCTTTTTGCAGAGCAGTTTTACCTATCAGACATATTAGAAAAAAAATATCATATAAAAAACTTAAAAAAAGGGATGTACTTGGCTATTCCACTTGGAGCCTTATGCCTGACTTCCTTTATAACAGGTAAAAAGATTAAAAAGGATCAAAATTTGATGAAATGGATTACCTTTACTGGGATTGTATTTATCATAATCGGAACTATTGCTCTGAGCTTTAATGATAATCTTTGGTATATCATTGGGGTATTAACCATATCTGGGATTGGGATTGGAGCAAGTCTGCCACCATTGGATGCTTTAATAACCGAGGGAATTGAAAAGGAAGAACGAGGGACCATAACAAGTCTTTACAGCTCGATGAGGTTCATTGGTGTTGCAGCAGGACCGCCAATAATGGCCGTGTTAAGCAAGGAAATTCCAAGCATGCAATTTTATATTTTGGCAGCTGTTGCAGCCATTGCAGCATTAGCTGTACTTTTTCGTATAAAAGCAAAAGGAAATGCCCATTAA
- a CDS encoding MOSC domain-containing protein, whose amino-acid sequence MKGDIITLSVGKPKTFDWNGKQVSSSIGKTIVDQCYLTFDSFAGDGVANEDFHGGRERAVCFYPYEHYANWEKQFNVKLEPPVFGENICGTGWLEKDTYIGDVFSIGDAIVQVTQGRIPCNTISKYNSVPTFLARIVETCYTGYFMKVLKEGKIESSSQIVLLERKQEDISVWDATRVMLLDRKNKPEVERMLKLEDLAEDWSSRFQKALQK is encoded by the coding sequence ATGAAGGGAGACATTATCACATTAAGTGTTGGCAAGCCGAAAACCTTTGATTGGAATGGGAAGCAAGTTTCCTCAAGCATCGGTAAAACAATTGTAGACCAATGTTATTTAACATTTGACAGTTTTGCAGGGGATGGTGTCGCAAATGAAGATTTTCATGGCGGCAGAGAAAGGGCAGTATGCTTTTACCCTTATGAGCATTATGCGAATTGGGAAAAGCAATTCAACGTAAAGCTGGAACCACCAGTGTTTGGCGAAAATATTTGTGGTACTGGCTGGCTTGAAAAAGATACATATATTGGCGATGTTTTTTCGATTGGAGATGCCATTGTGCAAGTTACGCAAGGAAGAATTCCGTGCAATACAATCTCTAAATACAATAGTGTCCCTACATTCTTGGCTCGTATTGTTGAGACTTGCTATACTGGTTATTTCATGAAGGTGTTAAAGGAAGGGAAGATTGAGTCTTCGTCCCAGATTGTTCTGCTTGAGCGCAAACAAGAGGATATTTCTGTTTGGGATGCAACAAGAGTAATGCTGCTGGACCGCAAGAATAAGCCAGAGGTCGAAAGAATGCTTAAGCTTGAGGATTTAGCAGAGGATTGGTCAAGCCGCTTTCAAAAAGCATTGCAAAAATAG
- the trpE gene encoding anthranilate synthase component I, producing the protein MKTTGSQMVIIEKLEGDTLTPISIYQKLTGAKKFLLESSLKHEASGRYSIIGCDPVFELIGNGAKTTLLKAGSTEVYEEKALELVKKLLPMHDVNLPFGLPINAGAVGYVGYDNIRQYENIGPVAKDELKLPDVHLMFFEDFVIFDHLEQSVFLVASPLCETTTEASLKARLEKRKQEIEASYTEVPEDVQLSAFKASVTKEEFVEKVKKAKEYITEGDIFQVVPSQRMSADIKGSSFSYYRKLRVKNQSPYMYYLDFVDYAIVGSSPESLIKATDGTVITNPIAGTRPRGKTVEEDQALEADLLQDEKELAEHKMLVDLARNDVGKVSQFGSIAIDKYMKVEKYKHVMHIVSEVSGQIKDGQSSVDALVSCLPAGTVSGAPKIRAMQIIYELEGVKRGIYSGAVGYFSQNGNMDFALAIRTMVIKDNKAYIQAGAGIVHDSVPEKEYEETIHKLKVFLEGLS; encoded by the coding sequence ATGAAAACGACAGGGAGCCAAATGGTGATTATTGAAAAATTGGAAGGGGATACGCTAACCCCAATCAGCATTTACCAAAAGTTAACAGGGGCAAAGAAATTTCTTCTCGAAAGCTCATTGAAACACGAAGCCTCAGGTAGATATTCTATTATAGGCTGTGACCCTGTTTTTGAGTTGATCGGCAATGGAGCGAAAACAACGCTTCTAAAAGCAGGCAGTACAGAGGTTTATGAGGAAAAAGCGTTAGAGCTTGTGAAGAAACTGCTTCCAATGCATGATGTCAATTTACCATTTGGACTTCCGATAAATGCTGGAGCGGTTGGTTATGTTGGCTATGATAATATCAGGCAATACGAAAATATCGGACCAGTTGCGAAGGATGAGCTAAAGCTGCCTGACGTGCATTTAATGTTTTTTGAAGATTTTGTGATTTTTGACCATTTGGAACAATCTGTCTTCTTGGTTGCTTCCCCGCTCTGTGAGACAACAACAGAAGCAAGTCTTAAAGCAAGGCTTGAAAAAAGGAAGCAGGAAATTGAGGCATCCTACACAGAAGTACCTGAAGATGTTCAGTTATCGGCCTTTAAGGCTTCTGTTACAAAAGAGGAATTCGTCGAAAAGGTCAAAAAGGCTAAGGAATATATTACAGAAGGGGACATATTCCAAGTCGTGCCATCCCAACGGATGTCAGCAGACATAAAAGGCTCAAGCTTTTCCTACTACAGAAAGCTGCGTGTGAAAAACCAGTCACCATATATGTATTATCTTGATTTTGTTGATTACGCGATTGTCGGCAGTTCACCAGAAAGCTTAATTAAAGCGACTGACGGAACGGTTATCACAAATCCGATTGCCGGAACAAGACCCCGCGGAAAAACCGTTGAAGAGGATCAAGCACTTGAAGCAGACTTGCTTCAAGATGAGAAGGAATTAGCTGAACATAAAATGCTTGTTGACCTTGCCAGGAATGATGTTGGAAAGGTCAGCCAGTTTGGAAGCATTGCTATTGATAAATACATGAAGGTCGAAAAATACAAGCATGTCATGCATATCGTGTCAGAGGTTAGCGGGCAAATCAAGGATGGACAGTCAAGTGTTGATGCCCTTGTATCCTGTCTTCCTGCAGGAACTGTCTCAGGTGCTCCGAAAATAAGGGCAATGCAAATCATCTATGAGCTTGAAGGCGTCAAACGTGGAATTTATTCGGGAGCAGTCGGTTATTTCTCCCAAAATGGCAATATGGATTTTGCATTAGCTATCAGGACGATGGTTATTAAAGACAATAAAGCCTATATACAAGCAGGTGCAGGTATCGTGCATGATTCAGTGCCTGAAAAAGAATATGAAGAAACCATTCATAAACTAAAAGTATTCTTGGAGGGACTATCATGA
- a CDS encoding anthranilate synthase component II — MILLIDNYDSFTYNLYQYLGELGEEVKVVRNDEVTIEDIRKLNPRSIVLSPGPGRPENAGILIDVIKNLYQEFPILGICLGHQGIGYAFGAEVNKAANIMHGKTSYLNSVHTNTIFTDIAKPIEVMRYHSLVINKDTLPSDFEVLAVSNDDQEIMAIKHKNHPLYGFQFHPESIGTETGKQLLANFIKETRKGVLK, encoded by the coding sequence ATGATTTTATTAATTGATAATTATGATTCATTTACGTATAACCTGTATCAATATTTAGGAGAATTAGGCGAAGAAGTAAAAGTTGTTCGCAATGATGAAGTAACAATTGAAGACATAAGGAAATTAAATCCAAGGAGTATCGTTCTTTCTCCAGGGCCTGGCCGTCCAGAAAACGCAGGCATCCTAATTGACGTAATTAAGAATTTGTATCAAGAATTTCCAATCTTAGGAATTTGCCTTGGCCATCAAGGAATTGGCTATGCATTTGGGGCAGAGGTGAATAAAGCAGCCAATATCATGCATGGAAAAACTTCTTACCTAAATAGTGTTCATACTAACACCATTTTTACGGATATTGCTAAGCCAATTGAAGTGATGCGATATCACTCCCTTGTAATAAATAAAGATACACTGCCAAGTGATTTTGAAGTATTAGCTGTGTCTAATGATGATCAAGAAATAATGGCAATCAAGCATAAAAACCATCCACTTTACGGATTTCAGTTTCACCCCGAATCTATCGGTACAGAAACAGGAAAGCAGCTACTAGCGAACTTTATTAAAGAAACAAGAAAGGGTGTATTAAAATGA
- the trpD gene encoding anthranilate phosphoribosyltransferase has translation MKHYLQKVMNRESLTEAEMLEVSRTFFTSSVSDSELSAFITALKLKGESVDEIVGLVKAVREQTLKFSHIAGCIDNCGTGGDGSHSFNISSTSAFVLAGAGIPVAKHGNRSVSSKTGSADVLEHLGIHLNVTPEQNEQQLRDIGITFLFAQHVQPKMGRIMKVRRELGIPTIFNLIGPLTNPIELETQVLGIYRRDFTELFAESLKRLGRKRAVVLNGAGSMDEASLQGDNELVILEDGKIRKMNLHPKEVNLSVYSNEAIRGGDAKENADILLRVLKGEKGAYKDTVLLNAGIGIYAAGKAANLEDGIELARNSIDSGAALSKLEQLVANSSLYEKAGI, from the coding sequence ATGAAGCATTATTTGCAAAAGGTAATGAATCGAGAGTCGTTGACAGAAGCAGAAATGCTGGAAGTATCCAGAACATTTTTCACAAGTAGTGTTTCAGACAGTGAGCTTTCAGCCTTTATAACAGCATTAAAGCTAAAAGGAGAAAGTGTGGACGAAATTGTCGGCTTAGTGAAAGCTGTAAGGGAACAAACACTGAAATTTAGTCATATTGCTGGCTGTATAGATAATTGCGGTACTGGAGGAGACGGCTCTCACAGCTTTAACATCAGCTCCACATCTGCTTTCGTGTTAGCAGGAGCAGGCATTCCTGTTGCGAAGCATGGTAACAGAAGTGTTTCGAGTAAAACGGGAAGTGCAGATGTCCTCGAACACTTAGGAATCCATTTAAATGTTACACCTGAGCAAAATGAACAGCAGCTGAGAGACATCGGGATTACCTTCTTGTTTGCCCAGCATGTTCAGCCGAAAATGGGCAGAATCATGAAGGTAAGGAGAGAGCTTGGCATACCAACGATTTTTAACTTAATTGGTCCACTAACAAATCCGATTGAATTAGAAACACAGGTGCTTGGTATTTATAGACGAGACTTTACAGAGCTGTTCGCTGAAAGCTTAAAGCGATTAGGACGAAAAAGAGCGGTTGTTTTAAATGGTGCTGGCAGCATGGATGAAGCTTCCCTTCAAGGAGACAATGAACTGGTCATTTTAGAAGACGGCAAAATCAGAAAAATGAATCTTCATCCAAAAGAAGTTAACCTGTCCGTTTACAGCAATGAAGCGATCCGCGGCGGCGATGCAAAAGAAAACGCAGATATCTTATTGAGAGTGTTAAAGGGAGAAAAAGGCGCCTATAAAGATACAGTGTTATTAAATGCAGGTATCGGCATTTATGCAGCAGGAAAAGCAGCCAATTTGGAAGATGGTATAGAGCTTGCCAGAAACAGCATTGATAGTGGCGCAGCTTTATCTAAACTAGAGCAGTTAGTAGCGAACAGTTCATTGTACGAGAAAGCAGGGATATAA
- the trpC gene encoding indole-3-glycerol phosphate synthase TrpC — METILDKIIAKKADVVEELKKHKAVLQNSPEFPKKSFIEKLANAEQLAIIAEFKRASPSKGDINIGLDPKDQGLKYARYGADGMSVLTDGPFFKGSYDDLARVSSAVSIPVLCKDFIIDEIQIDFAKHHGASLVLLIVAALDDKKLQSLYEYAVGKDLEVLMEVHNEEELERALQTDCSLIGVNNRDLKTFNVSLEVTERLAPAIKGAGKYLVSESGIATQADIDRVVAAGANAILVGETFMKASNLRETLTSMKVKL, encoded by the coding sequence ATGGAAACTATTTTAGATAAAATCATTGCAAAAAAAGCAGATGTAGTAGAAGAATTAAAAAAACACAAAGCAGTGCTGCAAAACAGTCCTGAATTTCCAAAAAAATCATTTATCGAAAAGTTAGCAAATGCAGAGCAACTGGCTATTATTGCTGAATTCAAACGAGCCTCACCTTCCAAAGGGGATATTAATATCGGACTTGATCCAAAAGACCAAGGCTTAAAATATGCCCGGTACGGGGCGGACGGGATGTCTGTTTTGACAGATGGACCTTTCTTTAAGGGCAGCTATGACGATTTAGCAAGAGTCAGCAGCGCAGTATCAATTCCCGTTTTGTGTAAAGATTTCATCATAGACGAAATCCAAATTGACTTTGCAAAGCACCATGGCGCAAGTCTAGTGCTGTTAATTGTGGCAGCCCTTGATGATAAGAAACTCCAATCGCTGTATGAATATGCTGTAGGAAAGGACTTAGAGGTACTGATGGAAGTCCATAATGAAGAGGAGCTTGAGAGAGCTCTGCAAACAGACTGCAGCTTAATCGGCGTCAATAACAGAGACTTAAAGACATTTAACGTTTCCTTAGAAGTGACAGAACGACTTGCGCCAGCTATAAAAGGAGCAGGCAAGTATTTAGTCAGCGAAAGCGGAATTGCGACACAAGCAGATATTGACAGAGTGGTTGCAGCAGGGGCGAATGCCATTCTTGTTGGCGAAACGTTTATGAAAGCATCTAATCTTCGCGAAACATTAACTAGTATGAAAGTTAAGCTGTAA